From Drosophila virilis strain 15010-1051.87 chromosome X, Dvir_AGI_RSII-ME, whole genome shotgun sequence, the proteins below share one genomic window:
- the LOC6631956 gene encoding uncharacterized protein DDB_G0283357, with amino-acid sequence MAFLRNKPSLISQFISMRTCTFNMLWYRNKSFRQILPKFPYPNAETMTRHQLVKPRPPPIYPDTLADIVTSKILKPQTTKSLPPPKKYVDFLRDDDMDDEDEAIIKWIRTKDPVVLKQVSKLIPDLQEAAKPSLMISEIPAQSSCAKCVPESKAVSSSVCLGGSSSSSSSSSSSSNNSSSKSSGGNCNNNTSSSSSKSISNNNSSSSSKSNSCSSNNISSKSNNINSGSSKSSSSSTSNINSSSSNNKISSSSTKSSSSSNNKSSSSSNKSSSSSNKSSSSSNKSSSSSNNKSSSSSNKSGSSNNDSSSKSNSNSNGGKSSSSSSNSSKSSSSSGSSSGSSSSGSSSSSNSNSSTNNPARWDQQQQQQLHQLQQQQQNHLMRQQYQLQQQQQQQYELQQQQHQPRQLQQQQQHKRQQQQQQDDEDEDEYERVHGQQQQLQQQQHAQEQEPRQHYEEGELRQRRPEETYFERVFKIQHENMQRIQENDKRIKMHMDNVKIQKRIHKLMQLQQQLEEMEPIPYTPHKPRNYQFAHTRNDRIGSQYIDELRPMSTASYTHPIYCARFKHTLSDFEPYTPAHADSDNGDMIAKNYSKSMDNIHRNRPVHQELNSAVRETNRESAMYKLCKGLLEVRNKSTKY; translated from the exons ATGGCTTTTTTAAGAAATAAGCCTTCTTTGATAAGCCAATTTATTTCGATGAGGACAT GCACTTTTAACATGCTTTGGTATCGTAATAAATCATTCCGCCAAATATTACCAAAATTTCCATATCCAAATGCTGAAACAATGACACGGCATCAGTTAGTGAAGCCTCGACCTCCGCCAATTTATCCGGATACCCTGGCGGACATTGTGACCAGTAAGATTTTAAAGCCCCAAACGACAAAGTCGTTGCCACCGCCCAAGAAGTATGTTGATTTTTTACGTGATGACGATATGGATGACGAGGATGAGGCAATCATAAAGTGGATAAGGACAAAAGATCCAGTAGTCTTGAAGCAGGTGTCAAAGTTGATACCGGACCTTCAAGAAGCAGCCAAGCCCTCGCTAATGATTTCAGAGATTCCCGCACAAAGCTCCTGCGCCAAGTGCGTGCCAGAAAGTAAAGCAGTTAGCAGCTCAGTATGCCTCggaggcagcagcagtagcagcagcagcagcagcagcagcagcaacaacagcagcagcaagagcagcggcggcaactgcaacaacaacaccagcagcagtagcagtaagagcatcagcaacaacaatagcagcagtagcagcaagagcaacagctgcagcagcaacaatatcagtagcaaaagcaacaacatcaacagcggCAGtagcaagagcagcagcagcagcactagcaacattaacagcagtagcagcaacaacaagatcagcagcagcagcaccaagagcagcagcagcagcaacaacaagagcagcagcagcagcaacaagagcagcagcagcagcaacaagagcagcagcagcagcaacaagagcagcagcagcagcaacaacaagagcagcagcagcagcaacaagagcggcagcagcaacaatgacagcagcagcaaaagcaacagcaatagcaatggcggcaagagcagcagcagcagcagcaatagcagcaagagcagcagcagcagtggcagtagCAGCGGTAGCAGTAGCAGcggtagcagtagcagtagcaacagcaacagctcaaCCAATAATCCAGCTAGGTgggatcagcagcagcagcagcaattgcatcaattgcagcagcagcagcagaatcaTCTGATGCGGCAGCAGtatcagctgcagcagcagcagcagcaacaatatgaattgcagcagcagcagcatcaaccgaggcagctgcagcaacaacagcaacacaaacggcagcagcagcagcagcaggatgatgaggatgaggatgagtATGAGCGCGTCCACggtcagcaacagcaactgcaacagcagcagcatgcgCAGGAGCAAGAGCCTCGTCAACATTATGAAGAGGGAGAACTTCGTCAACGACGGCCAGAGGAAACGTATTTCGAGAGAGTATTTAAAATTCAGCACGAAAACATGCAGAGAATCCAGGAGAACGACAAAAGAATCAAGATGCATATGGACAATGTGAAAATACAGAAGCGGATACACAAGCTAATgcagctacaacagcaacTCGAAGAAATGGAGCCCATCCCCTATACACCGCACAAGCCTAGAAACTATCAGTTTGCTCATACAAGGAATGATCGAATAGGTTCGCAGTACATCGATGAGCTGCGCCCGATGAGTACAGCCAGCTATACACATCCCATATATTGTGCGCGCTTCAAGCATACACTATCCGATTTTGAGCCATATACCCCAGCGCACGCGGACTCTGACAATGGGGATATGATTGCCAAGAATTACAGCAAATCTATGGACAACATACATCGGAATAGACCTGTCCATCAAGAGCTAAACTCGGCTGTTAGAGAAACGAACAGGGAGTCTGCcatgtataaattatgtaaaGGACTCTTGGAAGTCAGAAATAAGAGTACCAAGTATTAA